From Candidatus Sphingomonas colombiensis, one genomic window encodes:
- a CDS encoding aldehyde dehydrogenase family protein → MASVAKPFNMTIDGAPASTARTLPVRNPATGAIFAEAPDASADDLDRAVAAAARAFETWRTVPITERKAALGRAADIIEAHADELAALFVSEQGRPYPGAKGEILGAAMWLRATTMLDIPVDVTEDTDTRRIEVHHVPLGVVCGIVPWNFPVLLAVWKIAPALLAGNTLVLKPSPFTPLTTLRIGALIRDCFPAGVLNVISGGDALGPLMTAHKGFAKISFTGSTATGRRVMESAARDLKRITLELGGNDAAIVLPDVDVDAVAAQLFDGAFHNTAQVCVATKRLFIHADIYDRLRDRLHELAKATPVGDGAEQGNRYGPIQNEPQYRRVLDLLDDARASGLTLLEGGAVPERGYFVPLTLVDNPPDDARVVVEEAFGPVLPLLKWDDLDDVVRRANDTEYGLAGAVWSADVGKATEIAHRLDTGTIWINQNLQSTPFTPLAGAKQSGFGQENGIAGLLEFTRPKAIFIPKSLAPA, encoded by the coding sequence ATGGCGAGCGTGGCTAAACCGTTCAACATGACGATCGACGGCGCCCCCGCGTCGACCGCACGCACCCTGCCGGTGCGCAACCCCGCCACGGGAGCGATTTTCGCCGAAGCCCCCGATGCAAGCGCCGACGATCTCGATCGCGCGGTGGCAGCGGCAGCGCGCGCGTTCGAGACGTGGAGGACGGTGCCGATCACCGAGCGCAAGGCGGCGCTGGGCAGGGCCGCCGACATCATCGAGGCCCATGCCGACGAACTCGCCGCGCTGTTCGTCAGCGAACAGGGGCGGCCCTATCCCGGCGCGAAGGGCGAGATTCTCGGCGCGGCGATGTGGCTGCGCGCGACGACGATGCTGGATATCCCGGTCGACGTCACCGAAGATACCGACACGCGGCGGATCGAGGTTCATCATGTGCCGCTGGGCGTGGTGTGCGGCATCGTGCCGTGGAACTTCCCGGTGCTGCTTGCGGTATGGAAGATCGCGCCCGCGCTGCTGGCGGGGAATACGCTGGTGCTCAAACCTTCGCCGTTCACCCCGCTCACCACGCTCAGGATTGGCGCGCTGATCCGCGATTGCTTCCCGGCCGGGGTGCTCAACGTCATTTCCGGCGGCGACGCGCTCGGCCCGCTGATGACCGCGCATAAGGGCTTCGCCAAGATCAGCTTCACCGGATCGACCGCGACCGGGCGGCGCGTGATGGAAAGCGCGGCGCGCGATCTCAAGCGGATCACGCTCGAACTGGGCGGCAACGATGCCGCGATCGTGCTCCCCGATGTCGATGTCGATGCCGTTGCCGCGCAATTGTTCGACGGGGCGTTCCACAACACTGCGCAGGTTTGCGTCGCGACCAAGCGGCTGTTCATCCACGCCGATATCTACGATCGGCTGCGCGATCGCCTCCACGAACTGGCCAAGGCGACCCCGGTCGGCGACGGCGCGGAGCAGGGCAATCGCTACGGCCCGATCCAGAACGAGCCGCAATATCGCCGGGTGCTCGATCTGCTCGACGATGCGCGCGCCAGCGGCTTGACGCTGCTCGAGGGCGGCGCGGTGCCCGAGCGCGGTTATTTCGTCCCGCTCACTTTGGTCGACAACCCGCCTGACGATGCCCGTGTCGTCGTCGAGGAAGCGTTCGGGCCGGTGCTGCCGCTGCTGAAATGGGACGATCTCGACGATGTGGTGCGGCGCGCCAACGACACCGAATATGGGCTTGCGGGCGCGGTGTGGTCGGCGGATGTCGGCAAGGCGACCGAGATCGCGCACCGGCTCGATACCGGCACGATATGGATCAACCAGAATCTGCAATCGACGCCGTTCACGCCACTCGCGGGAGCTAAGCAATCGGGGTTCGGGCAGGAGAATGGCATCGCCGGGCTGCTCGAATTCACCCGGCCCAAGGCGATTTTCATCCCCAAATCGCTGGCCCCTGCATGA
- a CDS encoding GFA family protein, translating into MAQDDMLTGGCNCRAVRYTLSAPPLAVVACHCTSCRRQSGAAYSVNLLVRAEAMTVEGTLTRWMDPDTESGLPLAREFCGVCGSPIRSLPATLRHFVVVKAGTLDQADQFAPEAHIWTCSKLSWVTLPVGIPTHATGAG; encoded by the coding sequence GTGGCACAGGATGACATGCTGACCGGCGGATGCAATTGCCGCGCGGTTCGATACACGCTTTCGGCACCCCCGCTCGCGGTCGTTGCGTGCCATTGCACCTCATGCCGGCGGCAATCGGGCGCGGCTTATTCGGTCAATCTGCTGGTGCGCGCCGAGGCGATGACAGTCGAAGGGACTTTGACGCGCTGGATGGACCCCGACACCGAAAGCGGACTGCCGCTGGCGCGCGAGTTTTGCGGCGTCTGCGGGTCGCCGATCCGCTCGCTCCCCGCGACGCTGCGGCATTTCGTCGTCGTCAAGGCCGGGACATTGGATCAGGCCGATCAGTTCGCGCCGGAAGCGCATATCTGGACCTGTTCGAAACTGTCGTGGGTGACTTTGCCGGTGGGCATCCCAACGCACGCCACGGGCGCCGGATGA
- a CDS encoding TonB-dependent receptor, which yields MRTSRFHWLAGAAIASFSTTVIAAPAAAQSTGASAPDNVTQSAEVVVTGSRIRRDPLDQASPVVSVDSEAIARTGLSSVADVLQRLPSSSGGLNTRFNNSGNLGNPPDGGGVGAGSSTIDLRYLGAKRTLVLVDGLRYVSGAAASGIPNSVDLNSIPDGMIERIEVLQSGASPLYGSDAIAGVVNIITKARQDGFKASAQVGSFRQGDGETQNYQMSYGTGKDGVNIVAGVNYIKQGSVSARDRAISQYPNPGQTSCSDPIGGCSGATPLGRFDVDGKDLTLRGPVVGRKPVYDPTLVGGDYKNFTSADRFNFAPFNYFETPSERYGGFLNARAEFSDALNLRVKLVYNHRRSQNQAAFLPLFVGPDAGNGNLLDTISIDATNPYNPFGTLNSGTNGQPATYSFIARRLVEAGQRTYTQTVDTFSITGTLDGKFRLFGHNWYWDANAVLGLNDAHQLFTGNINAAKLAQALGPVSQCTGPCVPFNIFGGIGSVTPAMLAFVGFDERDRSRQRLNDYELNLSGALFDLPGGPLGIALGYEHRAQYGSFTPDAVIQAGLGADIPAQAASGRFTVDEVYGELRAPLLKDVPGFKLLELSGAARHSNYSSFGGNTTLTGGAQWKPVADLLLRGSYAESLRAPSIGELYGALSRFDVPLSDPCTNVVGSLYQTSATVRTNCTANGVPANGSYAEPQGGQLPVLTGGNPDLKPETARTILFGGVYSPDWARRGAMRAVSLEVNYYDIQLKGAIASIDASVLLNRCAQLGDALSCAAVRRTPNGFISAINGVLLNTGTIRTRGIDATLILRSADTSAGAFGLSLSGNVLLKYAEGVPATTGTTTTSYLGTERGSPDQAYPHFKGTGVFDWSLGPVSASVTGRYIDAVTEIQNGTRLGSRFYTDLQLQFRPTFMDSRFALTLGVNNLLNVNPPGCFSCSLNNYDPTTYDVPGQFGYLRLSYRM from the coding sequence ATGAGGACATCCAGATTCCATTGGCTTGCCGGCGCTGCCATTGCGTCGTTCTCGACAACTGTGATTGCGGCGCCCGCTGCAGCGCAATCGACGGGGGCTTCAGCGCCGGACAATGTGACGCAGAGCGCCGAAGTCGTCGTCACCGGCTCGCGCATCCGTCGCGACCCACTCGATCAGGCGTCACCCGTCGTCAGCGTCGATAGCGAGGCGATTGCCAGGACCGGGCTTTCCTCGGTGGCCGACGTGCTCCAGCGCTTGCCGAGTTCGTCGGGCGGCCTCAACACCCGGTTCAACAACAGCGGCAACCTCGGTAACCCGCCCGACGGGGGCGGGGTGGGCGCGGGTTCGTCGACCATCGACCTGCGCTATCTTGGCGCCAAGCGCACGCTCGTGCTGGTCGACGGTCTTCGCTACGTCAGCGGCGCGGCGGCGAGCGGCATTCCCAATTCGGTCGACCTGAACTCGATCCCGGACGGCATGATCGAGCGGATCGAGGTGCTGCAATCGGGCGCTTCGCCGCTCTACGGCTCGGACGCTATCGCCGGCGTTGTCAATATCATCACCAAGGCCCGGCAGGACGGGTTCAAGGCCTCGGCACAGGTCGGCTCGTTCCGGCAGGGCGATGGCGAAACCCAGAATTACCAGATGAGTTACGGCACCGGAAAAGACGGGGTCAACATCGTCGCGGGTGTGAACTACATCAAACAGGGCTCGGTAAGCGCGCGCGACCGCGCGATTTCGCAATATCCCAATCCCGGGCAAACGAGTTGCTCGGACCCGATCGGCGGATGCAGTGGCGCGACCCCGCTCGGCCGATTCGACGTCGACGGCAAAGATCTTACGCTGCGCGGTCCAGTGGTGGGCCGCAAACCGGTGTACGATCCGACACTGGTCGGGGGCGATTACAAGAATTTCACTTCAGCTGACCGCTTCAACTTCGCGCCGTTCAACTATTTCGAGACGCCCAGCGAGCGCTATGGCGGCTTCCTCAACGCGCGCGCCGAGTTCAGCGACGCCCTCAATTTGCGGGTGAAGCTGGTCTACAACCATCGCCGCTCACAGAATCAGGCGGCATTCCTGCCACTGTTCGTTGGGCCCGACGCGGGCAATGGCAATCTGCTCGACACGATCTCGATCGACGCGACCAACCCTTATAATCCGTTTGGGACGCTGAATTCGGGCACCAATGGGCAACCCGCGACCTACAGCTTCATCGCCCGGCGGCTGGTCGAGGCCGGGCAGCGTACCTACACGCAGACCGTCGACACCTTCAGCATTACCGGCACGCTCGACGGCAAGTTCCGCCTGTTCGGCCATAACTGGTATTGGGATGCCAACGCCGTCCTGGGGCTCAACGACGCGCACCAGCTGTTCACCGGCAATATCAACGCCGCGAAGCTTGCGCAGGCATTGGGGCCTGTCTCGCAGTGCACCGGCCCATGCGTTCCGTTCAATATCTTCGGCGGGATCGGCTCGGTCACCCCGGCGATGCTCGCCTTCGTCGGCTTTGACGAGCGCGATCGCAGTCGCCAGCGGCTCAATGATTATGAGCTCAACCTTTCGGGCGCGCTGTTCGATCTGCCCGGCGGCCCCTTGGGCATCGCACTCGGCTACGAACATCGGGCCCAATATGGCAGCTTCACCCCGGATGCGGTGATCCAGGCCGGGCTCGGCGCCGATATTCCGGCACAGGCGGCGAGTGGCCGGTTTACGGTCGACGAGGTCTATGGCGAATTGCGCGCGCCGCTGCTCAAGGATGTTCCCGGCTTCAAACTGCTCGAGCTAAGCGGTGCGGCGCGCCATTCGAATTATTCCTCTTTCGGTGGCAATACCACGCTGACCGGCGGCGCGCAGTGGAAGCCGGTCGCCGACCTCCTGCTGCGTGGTTCCTATGCCGAAAGCCTGCGCGCACCGAGCATCGGCGAGCTGTATGGCGCGCTTTCGCGGTTCGACGTGCCGCTGTCGGATCCGTGCACCAATGTCGTGGGATCGCTCTACCAGACCTCGGCGACGGTGCGCACGAACTGCACCGCCAACGGCGTTCCCGCCAATGGCAGCTATGCAGAACCGCAGGGCGGGCAGCTGCCGGTGCTGACCGGCGGCAATCCCGATCTGAAGCCCGAAACCGCGCGCACGATCTTGTTCGGCGGGGTTTATAGCCCTGACTGGGCGCGGCGTGGCGCGATGCGCGCGGTGAGCCTTGAGGTCAATTATTACGATATCCAGCTCAAGGGCGCGATCGCCTCGATCGACGCAAGCGTGCTGCTCAACCGCTGCGCGCAATTGGGCGACGCGCTAAGCTGCGCCGCGGTGCGACGCACGCCCAACGGCTTCATCTCGGCGATCAACGGCGTGCTGCTCAACACCGGTACGATCCGCACCCGAGGCATCGACGCGACGCTCATCTTGCGCAGTGCCGATACCAGCGCGGGCGCTTTCGGGCTCAGCCTCAGCGGCAACGTGCTGCTGAAATATGCCGAAGGCGTGCCGGCTACCACCGGCACCACGACCACGAGCTATCTCGGCACTGAACGCGGCAGCCCCGACCAGGCCTATCCGCACTTTAAGGGTACCGGCGTGTTCGATTGGTCGCTCGGTCCTGTTTCGGCATCGGTCACCGGGCGCTACATCGACGCCGTAACCGAAATCCAGAACGGCACGCGGCTGGGCAGCCGCTTCTACACCGACCTTCAGTTGCAGTTCCGCCCGACGTTCATGGACAGCCGCTTCGCGTTAACATTGGGGGTCAACAACCTGCTTAACGTCAACCCGCCGGGTTGCTTCAGCTGCAGCCTCAACAATTACGACCCGACGACTTATGATGTCCCGGGGCAGTTCGGTTACCTCCGACTTTCCTATCGGATGTAA
- a CDS encoding class I adenylate-forming enzyme family protein yields the protein MHYAELLQARRELTGPGGVFEIVEREVLGHRLRTYKNAPISVRDLWLGTAQFGERPYLVYHDERLTYRDAHERVNAVAAWLWAQGVRPGDRVAIAMRNYPEWLLAYWACVSIGVAAVGMNAWWTSEEMAYALADSQPKVLFVDAERLARLRERPELSPAIHLVAVRLSDAELAVAPDVTPWARVIAHGGAMPEVSVDPDDDACIFYTSGTTGFPKGAQLTHRGCLTNLFNIMFAAASTALAVERATGAAPPAAPPAPPVTLLTTPLFHVTANNCGTYATTAAGGTLVLMYRWDAGEALRLIEREKVSAMSGVPTMARELISHPDFATTDTSSLISLAGGGAQVPPDLVHKIEAQVSTARPSTGYGMTETCGIITSVAGDFFVDKPDSAGPAMPSFEIKCVDDDGNTVPLGAVGELWVKGAAVIKGYINRPEASAAAITDGWLHTGDIARIDEDNFIFIVDRKKDMVLRGGENVYSAEVEAGLYRHPAIAECCVFGVPDERLGEEVAAAVVLKQGERLTADALRHHCSTVMAKHKVPRHIWLLDEALPRNASGKFLKRELRDRLIPSLSEA from the coding sequence ATGCATTACGCTGAGCTTCTGCAGGCCCGACGCGAGCTGACCGGGCCGGGCGGCGTGTTTGAAATTGTTGAGCGGGAAGTGCTGGGCCATCGCCTGCGCACATACAAAAACGCACCGATCTCGGTGCGCGATCTATGGCTCGGCACCGCACAGTTCGGCGAGCGTCCCTATCTGGTCTATCACGATGAGCGTCTGACCTATCGCGACGCGCATGAGCGGGTGAATGCTGTCGCCGCCTGGCTGTGGGCGCAGGGGGTTCGGCCCGGTGACCGGGTCGCGATCGCGATGCGCAATTATCCCGAATGGCTGCTGGCCTATTGGGCGTGCGTATCGATCGGTGTCGCCGCGGTCGGCATGAACGCGTGGTGGACCAGCGAGGAGATGGCCTATGCGCTCGCCGACTCCCAGCCCAAGGTGTTGTTCGTCGATGCCGAGCGCCTCGCCCGGCTGCGCGAGCGGCCAGAGCTGTCGCCGGCGATCCATCTCGTAGCGGTTCGCCTGTCGGATGCTGAACTGGCCGTAGCACCCGATGTCACGCCATGGGCACGCGTCATCGCGCATGGTGGCGCCATGCCGGAAGTGTCGGTCGATCCGGACGATGACGCGTGCATCTTCTATACTTCGGGAACGACCGGCTTTCCGAAGGGCGCGCAGCTTACGCATCGCGGTTGCCTCACCAACCTGTTCAACATCATGTTTGCCGCCGCGTCGACCGCGCTGGCAGTGGAGCGCGCCACCGGCGCCGCGCCGCCCGCAGCACCGCCGGCGCCGCCGGTTACGCTGCTGACGACGCCGCTGTTCCACGTCACCGCCAATAATTGCGGTACATATGCGACGACCGCGGCGGGCGGCACGCTGGTGCTGATGTATCGCTGGGATGCGGGCGAGGCGCTGCGGCTGATCGAGCGCGAGAAGGTGAGTGCGATGAGCGGCGTTCCAACGATGGCGCGCGAACTCATCAGCCATCCCGATTTCGCGACGACGGACACCTCCAGCCTGATTTCACTCGCTGGCGGCGGCGCGCAGGTGCCGCCCGATCTCGTCCACAAGATCGAGGCGCAGGTGAGCACGGCACGGCCGAGCACCGGCTATGGCATGACGGAGACGTGCGGCATCATCACCTCGGTCGCCGGCGATTTCTTCGTGGACAAGCCCGACAGCGCCGGGCCGGCAATGCCGAGCTTCGAGATCAAGTGCGTGGATGATGACGGGAATACGGTGCCGCTGGGTGCCGTCGGCGAACTGTGGGTCAAGGGCGCCGCCGTCATCAAGGGGTACATCAACCGCCCGGAGGCGAGCGCTGCCGCGATCACCGATGGCTGGCTGCACACCGGAGACATCGCGCGGATCGACGAGGACAACTTCATCTTCATCGTCGACCGCAAGAAGGACATGGTCCTGCGCGGCGGCGAGAATGTTTACAGCGCGGAGGTGGAGGCGGGGCTCTATCGCCACCCGGCGATCGCCGAATGCTGCGTGTTCGGCGTTCCCGACGAGCGATTGGGCGAAGAGGTCGCGGCGGCCGTCGTGCTGAAGCAGGGCGAGCGGCTTACTGCTGATGCGTTGCGGCACCATTGTTCGACGGTGATGGCGAAGCACAAGGTGCCGCGTCACATTTGGCTGCTGGACGAAGCGCTGCCACGCAACGCCAGCGGCAAATTTCTCAAGCGGGAATTGCGCGACCGGTTGATACCAAGTTTATCGGAAGCCTGA
- a CDS encoding nitroreductase: MLFDEVVIGRRSIRGYKPDPVPRPLIEEIIALATRAPSSMNTQPWNFYVITGEPLDRIRQGNSERMAAGVPQSREFRTGQAFAGPHRERQVDVAKQLFGAMGIARDDQARRSDWVMRGFRQFDAPVCIIVTYDRALDGSDDTPFDCGAVTNALVTAAWSRGLGSVINSQGIMQSPVVREHANIPDDQVILKSIALGWPDDDFPANAVVSNRKRVDEAAVFVGFDT, encoded by the coding sequence ATGCTATTTGACGAAGTCGTGATTGGGCGCCGGAGCATTCGTGGATACAAACCGGATCCCGTGCCCAGGCCGCTGATCGAGGAAATCATCGCGCTCGCCACGCGCGCGCCTTCTTCGATGAACACGCAGCCATGGAATTTCTACGTGATCACCGGCGAGCCGCTCGATCGCATTCGCCAGGGCAACAGCGAGCGCATGGCCGCCGGCGTGCCGCAATCGCGCGAGTTCCGTACCGGGCAGGCGTTCGCGGGCCCGCACCGCGAGCGTCAGGTGGACGTCGCCAAGCAATTGTTCGGCGCGATGGGCATCGCGCGCGACGATCAAGCACGGCGAAGCGATTGGGTGATGCGCGGCTTTCGCCAGTTCGATGCGCCGGTGTGCATTATCGTCACTTACGATCGCGCGCTTGATGGCAGCGACGATACGCCGTTCGATTGCGGCGCGGTGACCAATGCGCTGGTCACCGCGGCCTGGTCGCGCGGGCTTGGTTCGGTCATCAACAGTCAGGGCATCATGCAGTCGCCGGTCGTGCGGGAACATGCCAACATCCCTGACGATCAGGTGATCCTGAAGAGCATCGCGCTGGGCTGGCCGGATGACGACTTTCCCGCCAACGCCGTGGTGTCGAACCGAAAGCGGGTGGACGAGGCGGCGGTATTCGTGGGTTTCGACACATAG
- a CDS encoding OmpA family protein, with translation MRTISKSPRVCFPLAILAISVSGSVFAQQESPSDSNVVVTGVPAPDASAMTPGPEVKGVISARHGDKLKVKTTDGNSVVVAVNDATRIKAGGGLFGGRSKLAADSLLNGLPVTVKTLQAGGDLVASQITFRNNDLKTASMIRNATDQRFDEQTAATESLRGRLGDIDKYNIKGTTNVHFDTGKAVLSGADKAELCSTASTAEATENALILVVGYTDSTGGDDFNQQLSEKRANRVINYLQQACGWKPYRMLTPTGMAKADPMASNDTPEGKAQNRRVAVNILVSKSVDGM, from the coding sequence ATGCGCACCATTTCCAAAAGTCCAAGAGTTTGCTTCCCGCTTGCCATATTGGCCATCTCTGTATCGGGTAGCGTGTTTGCACAGCAGGAGAGCCCATCCGATTCCAATGTCGTCGTAACCGGCGTGCCCGCGCCCGATGCGTCGGCGATGACCCCGGGGCCCGAGGTCAAAGGCGTCATCTCCGCGCGTCATGGCGACAAGCTGAAGGTGAAGACCACGGACGGCAACAGTGTGGTTGTTGCCGTCAACGATGCCACGCGGATCAAGGCCGGAGGAGGTCTGTTCGGTGGCCGCAGCAAACTCGCCGCGGATTCGCTGCTCAACGGGCTGCCGGTGACTGTTAAAACGTTGCAAGCCGGCGGCGATCTGGTGGCAAGCCAGATCACATTTCGGAACAATGACTTAAAGACCGCTTCGATGATCCGGAACGCAACGGATCAACGCTTTGACGAACAGACCGCCGCAACGGAGTCGCTGCGCGGACGCTTGGGCGATATCGACAAATATAACATCAAGGGCACCACCAACGTGCACTTCGATACCGGCAAAGCGGTGCTGTCCGGTGCGGACAAGGCCGAACTCTGTTCGACCGCGAGCACCGCAGAAGCGACGGAAAACGCGCTGATCCTGGTTGTCGGCTACACGGATTCGACCGGCGGCGACGATTTCAATCAGCAGCTTAGCGAAAAGCGCGCCAACCGCGTGATCAATTATCTCCAGCAGGCCTGCGGCTGGAAACCCTATCGCATGCTCACCCCGACGGGGATGGCCAAGGCCGATCCGATGGCGAGCAACGATACCCCCGAAGGCAAGGCACAGAACCGCCGCGTCGCGGTGAATATCCTGGTTAGCAAAAGCGTCGACGGGATGTGA
- a CDS encoding rhodanese family protein — protein sequence MMIETIPPAEARRLVEQGATLIDIRDADEYAREKIPGAVNVPLARIGEVPAEPLVFHCRSGIRTQANAAALAAAAAGAPCHLLAGGIDAWRTAGLPTKIDRAQPLELMRQVQLVAGGLILLGVVLGFLVAPALFGLSALSAFVGAGLMTAGATGWCGMARLLRVMPWNRVGHAA from the coding sequence ATGATGATCGAGACGATCCCTCCCGCCGAAGCGCGCCGGCTGGTCGAGCAGGGCGCGACGCTGATCGATATTCGCGATGCAGATGAATATGCGCGCGAGAAGATCCCGGGCGCGGTGAATGTACCACTCGCACGGATCGGCGAAGTTCCGGCCGAACCGCTGGTGTTTCACTGTCGTTCGGGCATACGAACGCAGGCCAATGCCGCCGCGCTTGCGGCTGCCGCTGCCGGCGCGCCGTGCCATCTGCTCGCGGGCGGCATCGATGCGTGGCGAACGGCCGGGCTGCCGACCAAGATCGATCGCGCGCAACCGCTGGAACTGATGCGACAGGTGCAGCTTGTCGCCGGCGGTCTCATCCTGCTCGGGGTGGTGCTCGGCTTTCTCGTCGCGCCCGCCTTGTTCGGCTTGTCCGCCTTGTCCGCCTTTGTCGGCGCGGGGCTGATGACGGCGGGGGCGACGGGATGGTGCGGGATGGCGCGGCTGTTGCGCGTCATGCCGTGGAACCGCGTAGGTCACGCGGCCTGA
- a CDS encoding metalloregulator ArsR/SmtB family transcription factor — MPIPPLDLATFEAKAAEVAALLKAIGNARRLMLLCKLVEHRERSVSDLAHDVALSQSACSQHLARMRDEGLVAFRRESQTLWYRIADPRTEALMARLYELYCKD; from the coding sequence ATGCCGATCCCCCCGCTGGACCTCGCGACCTTCGAGGCGAAGGCCGCGGAGGTTGCCGCGTTGCTCAAGGCCATCGGCAATGCCCGCCGCCTGATGCTGCTGTGCAAGCTGGTGGAGCATCGCGAAAGGTCGGTGAGCGATCTCGCGCATGATGTCGCGTTGTCGCAATCGGCCTGTTCGCAACATCTTGCGCGGATGCGGGACGAGGGGCTCGTCGCCTTCCGCCGCGAAAGCCAGACGCTCTGGTATCGGATCGCCGATCCGCGAACCGAGGCGCTGATGGCCCGTCTCTACGAACTTTATTGCAAGGATTGA